The Helianthus annuus cultivar XRQ/B chromosome 15, HanXRQr2.0-SUNRISE, whole genome shotgun sequence genomic sequence caggaagaggatattcctaaaactgctttcagaactaggtacggtcattatgaatttaccgtcatgctatttggtttaaccaatactccagccgcatttatggacatgatgaacaggatatgtaaaccatacctggataaactcataattgtcttcatagatgatattctaatttactctaagagtaaagaggaacatgcagcgcatctgcatacACTGCTTacattattgagaaaagagaagttttatgcaaaattctcaaaatgtgaattttggttacaagaagtgcaattccttggaaaTCTGGTTAAtaatgaaggaattcatgtggatcctacaaagatcgaggcgattactaaatggaaagtccctgaatcaccaacggaAGTACAAAGTATTCTtggactggcaggatattatagacggtttatccgagatttctccagaatagccattccattaactaaactgacctgcaaatcagttaagtttgaatggggaccgaaataggaagaagcttttaggattcttaagcaaaggttaaccaacgcacccatactcgcattatcagaaggaactgaagactttatagtctattgtgatgcgtctaagttaggatatggatgtgtgttgatgcaacatcaaaaggttatagcttatgcctctagacaacttaggaaacatgaagagaattacacaacccatgatctatAGTTAGGAGCCacagtttttgcccttaagatttggagacactatttatatggaaaaaaatttgttgtcttcactgatcataagagtttaagatatatttttgggcaaaaagaattaaatatgagacagagacgctagATGGAAGTTCTTAgcgattacgattgtgatatccagtatcatgctggaaaggccaatgtagtagctgatgctttaagtcgaaagtatcatgaaaaatcaaaaagagtacattctcttagattaaatctacaagtagatttaaatgaacaaattagagAAGTGCAGAAATCAGCAATCGAGGACGAtgttgaaaaattaaaaggaatggttaaggaattagaacaaggaacagatggaatttggaagttccataagaagagaatgtggatacctgaACAAGGAAACCTATGCCACAtaattctagaagaagctcaaaagtctaagtatacgatacatcccggAAGTgttaagatgtatcaagatctaagaaggaatttctggtggataggaatgaaaaaggatatagccaatTATGTTGTTAAATGTCTAACTTGTTCTTAAGTTAAagctgagtatcagaaaccctcaggattattgcaacagttagaaatgtcaatatggaaatgggaattgataacaatggactttgttaccaaattacccaagacaagaaaaggaaatggtacaatctggtgattgtagacagattgaccaaatctgctcatttcttacccatgaaggaaactttcagtatggaacagttagccaagctatatttaaatgaaatagtttcattaaaTGGAACTCCTTTATCTATCGTATCcaatagagatagccgttttacttctcataaAGTTTCCAAacagcaatgggaaccaggttaaatctaagcacaacttatcatccacaaacggacggacaaagcgaaaggaaaattcagacaatggaagatatgcttagagcctgtgtaattgactttggaggaaattgggacgaccaTTTAccaatagaattttcttacaataacagctatcatactagcattaatgatgcaccatttgaagcactttatggacgaaagtgctaaactccagtctgttgggcagagacTGGAGAAAAGCAATTATCTAGActagagatagtgcaagaaacgaCAGATAAaataattcaagtcaaggaaagactaaaagcagcacgagatcgtcaaaagagttatgcagataacagatgaaaacctttagaatttcaagtaggagataaagtactattaaaagtttctccatggaaaggagtagtcagattcgttaagaggggaaagctaagccccaggtatgttggaccttttgagattattagaagaataggacctgtagcctatcagctacaactgccagaggaaatggcatgaatacatgatgtgtttcatgtatgtaatctcaaaaagtgcttagtaGACGAATCACTAGtgatacctcttaaggacatagaggtaaatgagaaactcaAGTTTATCGAGAAACCCGttcagatcgaagatagaaagatcaagaaccttaaacacaagagactagttctggtcaaagtgaaatgggattccaagagaggaccagaatacacttgggaactcgaatCAGAGATGCAAGGGAAATACCCACgcctgttccagtagatctcgaggacgagatccaaaacaaggtggggaggatataacaaccctccttaaAATATTTTGGACACCCCTAAATATCCCTAAATATACCCCGTACGCGAGAAACGGACCCGGAATAATCGTATActtataaaaaaacaacaaaaccaaGTTTGGCAGTCTCTCACGGGCCGCGACGGAGACCTCGTTGGtccttcgcggggcgcgacagccatTACTTGACCGGCACACAAGTGCGCCATGTGTCAGAACGCGTGTGGAAGCTATGCGCTGACTCACCAAGGCTAGTGCCGCCTTTTAGGCCTTCGCAGCCCGCGACGGGCTTAGCCTGGGGCTTTGCGAGGCATGACAAGGTGTCGAATCAGCCTATAAAAGGGGGGTCAGGGCTTCATTTGCAATCGTTCAGTATTCTTTTCTCTCTTAAATTCTATAATAGTAGAAATTATACTCGGGCATTATGCCCACTTTAGAAGCGAAGCTTTGCCTCTTTGTAAGTAgtataaccctgctattaccctacacAATTGATTTAaaattccgtaatgcatgtcggctctgcccgactcagtcattggaattctgtctcgtgtgtacacccgattgatttaggattccgtaatgcatgtcggctctgcccgactcagtcattggaattctgtctcgagttgtacggttaatttgaattgggttattttactaacacgtgtgcattatttgaattaatagataataaccaggagattcTCAGGAAGCCTTAGTATTATCTAAATTTgcaatgtgagtacattctctttttgtaaatctttttgtgagtcaaaatgttttaccaaaacctcaaatgttttaactTACACTTAAtagtaattgagtatttgtgattctaaaattactgccggtatgttggggttctgtatacaaaatgtggaaaaCGTTatcattggacaaagagttagccaatggataatatgacccacaagtcagggattgatagtactgaatgagtaactgattagatataaacaaatgtaattgctggaTGCCCTCAATTCTGTAAAAGTgataaaactgttttgattaaactgggatgcactcacgagtatttcttgctgacaaaatgtttttaaaacgcgtttcaggtaatgtaatgtgaaagccaaatagaagccagcttgAGAGCaccgaaggcttggaaaagtggctataaaagttacctaaagaAACAAgaaatttttgttttcaataattatggtttatccctacaaatgtattgtcaaatgaacttgggttttatccccaTAAATTATTATTGTAAAAgttggtggtttactctgataaacatatttcctaactacggtcctgatgtattccgctgccaaaattaataaacaccgataccacccacTCTGAGGCTTGCGGCCGCCCGCTCCCTGGGAGgagtcgggggttgcgacaatgACGAACCAGTAACTGACTGGTAAACCACAACGTGACGAACCAGATACTGACTACTACGTAGATGTGTTCATAGCAGTGTGTTTTAGTGATAAAACACACTGTGACGCCATGGTTTTTTTTAGTGAACCACtttagaagaagaagaagaattgtGACTTGAATGATAAACAATGAACTGATCCTAATATAACTGTCAATTCGATTTCAATGTGATATTTGATTTCCTTAAATTTCTCATATGTTagttataataaatatataccataaataaaataaatatcaaatTACCTTCTTGCCCTTTTCATTAAAATAACTACTTGCCACATGTCATTGTGTGGTGACTTTCTACACTTTATAGGAAAATtggctttgtagccaactcctactCCATAACTTTATATTcctaaaataaaatttaataaatcATTAATCATTAATCATTAATGTTAAATGGTTGGTTCCAACTTCTACACAATAAGCATAACTATACACAGTCACATCTTCAAAACCGAAACATATATATTTCAAATCGGACAACTTGCTTGAGTCTGAAAAAATTCAACAGATTAGTGATTTATTAACACCCCTACACCTAACTCCTAAGGCTGAAAAATTCAATAGATTAACGGTTTATTAACACCCCTACACCTAGAGGTGCACAAAATCGGGTTTTGTTAATACCTGGGTTCGAGTACATACCCAGGTACGGGTATAACCGACTTTTGAATTTTCGTGCATTGCCAATACCTGGGTTGGGTTCTGGTCTGGGTATTGGCAAGAAAATCCATACCCTCTGTACCCAAGTTTGGGTTTTCTATACCTGAgtattataataccctatttcGTGCTCGGGTATGGTTCGGGTACGGTCCGGGTTTGGGTATAGATCAGGTTTTCAGGAgcatttttttgttgattttcagtGTATTTTGAAGTGGTGTGACTTACTAAAACGTCATACCATTATTTATACCCCTTTTAGGCCTTGAAATCTGCCTAAAATAAAGCCCCAACACCCTCTAACCACCCACTGTGGACTGCAGGATGCTCTAATGGTCATTCCTGAAAAAACCCGGCCCAAGTTTTTTGAATAACCGATTTAGGTATTGCGAAAACCCGATTACGGGTATTACGAAAACCCGGTTACGCGTATAAATTAAACCCGGGTATAGAACAGGTACAAAAAAACCCGGTTACAGGTACAGGTTTTGAGGAGGATATGCGTACCCGGTCCGTACCCTACGTGTAGGGTCATGTTCAGGTATAAAAAACCCGGTTTCTAAAATACCCGGGTCCGGGTTCAGGTTTTTTGTGGACCTCTACCTACACCTAACTCCTATATGGGCTCATAATGGCACACTCAATTGGGCTTCTTAGTGTTGACATAACCCAGTCCAATAACGTTGCTTCCGTAACTTCCCACTTCGCTCCCGGTCGAAGATCCGACGACGCTGTTCATCTGCGATTCGATATTTTCAAATCAAATTCGATCGATTCGAAGAACACTGTGAATCGAATTCATGCACTAACAACAAAATCGATTGTTCATCTGTAACGAAGATCCATTGTTCTTACTTCATAACGGCATATTGAATTTAAGTTTAGAGGTGAAATCTGAAATTGAGGATTTGATATTTTGATCGAAGTGTTTCTGGATAGTAGAATTGTGTGTAGGTTTTAGAAATGGAAAGTGTAATGAACAGGATACGGAATTTGGATGCGTATCCTAAAATCAATGACGATTTCTCCAGTAGAACCATCTCCGGTGGTGTTATCACTATTGTATCTTCCGTTTTCATGTTTCTGCTGTTCTTCGCTGAGCTCAGTGAGTTCTATTTctgtttttgtttgatttgtgACTGATTGTTTTGTTCGTATGATTTGTTTCAATCAAAAAAGTTAGGTTTAAGAAGTTTATAATTGGTTATTATATGTTATATTGTTAGACTGAggaggggctgtttgtttacctcttaatgagaggctcttaatggttcagacctccggttcagcacgCTCTTAATGGTTTGTTTCgtgagcaaatgtctgaatgattcagacatttgcctctgaatggttcagacctcttacttactggttcagcacttaaccatttagaagttgccaaacagccttGAGACTTTTGAATCAGAATTGGTGTGTAGTTTGGATTCTAAGGGAACAAAATTGTCAACATCATTGAACTTTTTGACTTTTAACTGCAAGTAGAATGATGATACTATAATTTCAACAAACATGTTCTATTTCATGCATAGTTATTAGGTTGAACTTTGGAATTATGAGGTGAACTGCTTAATTATTAATTTCTATAGTAAAGTAAAAAAAATAGATTGAGATCAAGTTTAACTAGTTCTCAATCTCTCTAGTCTCTCATTATGATAATCTGAAAAGATAACAAATTATGCTTATGGATAACACAAAATGTCGTGACTAACATCATTCATTTGTGTTGCCTACTACATCCATCAATGAATGTGTTTATAGTTGATGTAATCACTTATTATCAGTTAGACTAGGTGTTTAAGTTTTAACTGGACACAAAGTTCTTCTACTTAACAATGTTTAAATTCATTAGTAGTTAAGCTATGTTTGCTAATCTGTCGGTTTTCTTTTTCTGTATATTTTATAATTGAAATGTATTCTGCTGCGAATCAAGTACCAACATGTTTCACATTAATTGTCATATGTGTGTTTGGATGCAGGATTATATATTCAATCGGTAACTGAAACAAAGCTGGTAGTAGATACATCAAGAGGAGAACGTCTACGAATTCATGTAGTAATTTTACTATCTTTAACATAATTTTAtcaagggttattggattttatcacccccaactattATTGGCTGCTGCCATCCTCAACTATCACTTGAcgcccgtcacccccaacttaacacttagtgtgttctgtcaccacgtcgttaactaatcactaacttttgatcttgttactatacttttggggtgtcctaagatccctatgacacccccaaaagtatagtaccaagatcaaaagttagtgatcagttaacggcGTGGTGACATAACatactaagggggtgtttggggttgagttttgaaaatagattatgcgttttgaataatcaaaatcagataattagctgtaacaaaacgtgctgcagaaagatagtgtttggatttgattatgttgtttgatatcacaataatcagataatcaacattgtttggatttgattatgttgtttgatatcacaataatcagataatcaactatttgagtgtttggcaagtatatatatttcaacaaaataaataagtgaaaacgtaaaaaatcagtttttggattatcacgttttcccgcagcaaggggtgacctacttatggattatcacgttttgaactctacaaaacgtaaaaaatcactttttattaattttttaccaaacactcaaaatagattttttgcgatttcaaaacacaataatcaaataatcaagttgaaaacgcaatcgcaaacaccccctaagtgttaagttgggggtgacgggcgtcaaagtgatagttgggggtggccgcagccaatagccaatagttagggGGTGATagaatccaataacccttttatCAGTTATGGTTTTTAGCTTCTAAAATAAGtacgtttttatttttgtattaatCGTTATACCCTCAAAATTATTTGAAACTGCAGTTTGATATCGTTTTTCCCGCACTTCCATGTACAATACTCAGTGTTGATGCTATGGACATCAGTGGAGAGGAACATCTTGACATTGTATGTCTttagatattattattattatttcttgtCTATTTAATTTAAATCATAGTATCAAACATGCAGACATAATAGTTTTAGTGCTCCTTGAACTGGTATGAGATAACTGCAGATGAAAATTCTTGAATGTGCTATGCATAACTGATCAATTTTTTACCATTGTGCCATCCTACTGTTCTTTCTCGTAGTGACTTATGACCGCGTCCATACGTGCAGAAACATGACATTTTTAAAAAGAGACTTGATGCGAATGGTAATGGCATAGAATCAAGACAAGATGGTATCGGAGCTCCCAAggttattataaaaaaatatcatTCTCACACATCAATTTGTTCAGGATGTTTAACTCTTTTGGTACAAAAGATCATAGAAGACTATTTTTCTTATAACCGTTTCCTGCTTTGTTATCTATTGAGAACAACAGATTGAGAAGCCTTTGCAAAAACATGGTGGTAGGCTTGAACACAATGAGACATATTGTGGTTCTTGTTTTGGTGCAGAATCGGTAAGCTTCCTAGCTATTTTCTGCCATTTGATGTTATGTGCAAATTCTTCAAACTATCCCTGAGTTTTGCAGTCAGATGAGGAATGCTGCAACTCCTGTGAGGATGTTCGTGAAGCATATAGGAAGAAAGGATGGGCACTGTCAGATCCAGACTTAATCGATCAGGTAATCTGCGTGTCTCTCTATCACACATGTGTACCTGGATGCCTATCTAtggttgttttttatttttttcccatGTAGAATCAGGGTTTCTGCTTTTTATTTAGTCTTTTGTCCTCCAGAATTCATTAAGTTAAAGTTACGATGGATATGAATTTTAACTTAAATGCGCAATTAGATcattccttttgttccatgccaagtgattcatcttggaGTGCTAATATTCATAAGAGAAAACtttaggcaaattggaaataaataatcccacctaactcaattggccgataataatccgaactggtcattttttttttttttttgtaaaatagttcgccgttaaaatagcttaacggagttaagtttttttccgaattacaaaccgaagttttagggcttttgatcagaacgatgatacgagtcggTTGATgcaaaacttacctcgaaatactgccgcaacccacgaaaacggtgattcaattcgggtgtttaaacttccaattaacaaaaatcaagccatttcgagcacaatttcgaggtaagttttacatcaatcgactcatatactcgttctgatcaaaagccctaaaacattggtttgtaattcggagaaaaacttaactccgttaagctattttaatggcggactattttacaaaaaaaattgaccagttcggattattatcggccaataactgacttgggattattatcgaccaaattgagttaggtgagattatttatttccaattcgccAAAACTTTAAAATGTTAAAGCTTCTCAATTAGTATGTTTATTTATCTTCCATTTTATGTGATTTTAACATTTGGTGTAATTTTCGTGTCTTAGATTTTAGAGCACTGGAACGACATTTACTGTGTGATTTCACAAAGATCATGACAATTGGCAGTCATATTACAATTTATAAACGAAAAAGCTTCTTGATGTAGAGCTTAGCTTCTTTTATCATGCATATACATAAAAACAATCCTTTTTATTAGCTTCTTTAGTTGTACATagagtttctgtatttcattaaATCTTGTGTACTTCTTTTATGGATTAAAAAGGATGGAAATGTTATCTTGAattatttataaatatttaataacTATCAGACGCCTCATACATGAAGCTAGCGCCTTCGCCTCACAAGTCACGCCTCGGCTTCCAGGCTCTTTTAAAAACCAAGATCAGGAGGATAAATAGGCATATAATTAGGAGTCTTTAGCCTTTCTCATTCCAATGATCCTGTGTTTTCTTTGGTGGAACATATCAGAAACCAATAATATATTATATGACACTGAACTGAAAACTCTTGTTTTTTTCTATCAGTGCAAAAGGGAAGGGTTTTTACAAAGGATCAAAGATGAAGACGGTGAAGGATGTAATATATATGGATTCTTGGATGTTAACAAAGTGGCTGGAAATTTCCATTTTGCCCCTGGAAAGAGCTTTCAACAAGCAAATGTGCATGTCCATGATCTGGTGACTTTTCATAAAGACAGTTTTAATGTAAGATATAATTGTGGCATATTCGTGTATAATTATGCAAATATGGTATTAGATTATCTTGTAATAATAACTGGCTCCTTTTTAGTACAGATAAGTCACAAGATTAATAGGTTGGCTTTTGGTGACCATATTCCTGGTGTGGTGAATCCCCTTGATGGGTATTTTTCTTCTCAGTTTATAATTCATAGTGTATTATTCGTGCTTTTAAATCATCTCCTCACTTATGTTGATTTGTAGTGTGCATTGGACACAAAAAGCACCAAGTGGGATGTATGAGTATTTTCTCAAGGTAAGTACTCGAGGCATGACACTTGCTATTATTTATCTATTATTTGTGCTTTTAAATCTTCTTAGAAGTTCTCATATAACATTGGTTGCTCTTTGTTTGTTTTTCTCTATTTCTACTTAAATAATTAAACATCACTTGAATAATGCTCAAACTTGAGATCAAATGATGGTATTAGATTTCTCAActagatgttttttttttctttttttttttttttttctcatttagTGGATTTCACTATGAATTGGTATCAAAATCCAATATTAATCTACCTAGTCAAGTTTTCTGGTGACCGAAAGGAATCAATGCTCAATGCTGACTTGGATATAAATCTACCCTTTGCTACCTTTTGTTAGCTTTATTCTTTCAATTCCTATattatatagatcactagttttgtaattaacttttttttttttaaatctacaATGTTATTGGTATCAAAACAGCTGtacatttttctttaaaattatttatttatattgttttaaTAATGGTGAAACAAAATCCTTTTGTTTTCCATGTAAAAGGCTTGAAAAGCTAGACTTGGTTCATTTAGTTTATGTCTTCTCTTCTTCACTGTTAGGGTTATATCTAAGGGGGTAATCGAGCTTGGTTCATTTAGTTTAACAAAGCTCAAGCCTGAGCTCGGCTTGTGAGAAACATTTTCAAGCTTGAGCCTGTTAATTAATTATTTGttactatacatatatataatatgttcgtttag encodes the following:
- the LOC110912587 gene encoding endoplasmic reticulum-Golgi intermediate compartment protein 3, giving the protein MESVMNRIRNLDAYPKINDDFSSRTISGGVITIVSSVFMFLLFFAELRLYIQSVTETKLVVDTSRGERLRIHFDIVFPALPCTILSVDAMDISGEEHLDIKHDIFKKRLDANGNGIESRQDGIGAPKIEKPLQKHGGRLEHNETYCGSCFGAESSDEECCNSCEDVREAYRKKGWALSDPDLIDQCKREGFLQRIKDEDGEGCNIYGFLDVNKVAGNFHFAPGKSFQQANVHVHDLVTFHKDSFNISHKINRLAFGDHIPGVVNPLDGVHWTQKAPSGMYEYFLKVVPSVYTDVKGHNIQSNQFSVTEHFKGAEVGYLKTLPGVFFFYELSPIKVTFTEEHVSFLHFLTNVCAIIGGVFTVSGILDSFIYHGQRAIRKKIEIGKLN